One part of the Nymphaea colorata isolate Beijing-Zhang1983 chromosome 8, ASM883128v2, whole genome shotgun sequence genome encodes these proteins:
- the LOC116258881 gene encoding probable WRKY transcription factor 34: protein MASIDNNFTFADASFPSFLDDDLAAISGMKKRVEAGMACESGAVVGSSDGTASAAERENELSGSFGGFSCGRRPTAAVGGLGERVAARAGFSAPRLNTARVRLGDGALASPRGARSPCLTIPPGLSPTTLLDSPVFLFNSQAQPSPTTGAFPLPSLSQRNDSTITHTTRVSAAAGKEQRTCEQYSDSSFAFKPHVGGPVSCFQSSGNQASSTIQEPSWSRVEDAFLPKPFIEAQNAAPKLLFETQAEGQHQNESYNQADSLTLSSGESNIKTATSDTQASVGIICSEQSPPTEDHLDDDGDKETSFAPASVGVSSEDGYNWRKYGQKQVKSSEFPRSYYKCTHTNCQVRKKIERAHDGHITEIIYKGAHNHPKPPPSRRSLGALAAIEDAVLDRQDQGLHETAESQPVWKGNQLETAAGSQDWKADSSEMTSLAPSTDFCNQSISAQSRSFGHHEMTDAPEISSTLSGGDDDDEMATNFSMSLGDEGDEDELESKRRKKDGCAVDAAMTSRGIREPRVVVQTTSEVDILDDGYRWRKYGQKVVKGNPNPRSYYKCTSPGCPVRKHVERASHDLKSVITTYEGKHNHDVPAARSNTGSNHLTSTTSSMGTAPASSSHILKPEPVPQQNNIMRFNNLHERLSMPSLPGFGPANTPQMGQSLYSGLSSFPLNQQMGLGNFKFSGLPIGHEKLGVGPYLMQHKLTEVAPPSRLPGELKEEPVFESGMPGTHGSLYHQIMGTLPLGPQM, encoded by the exons ATGGCAAGCATCGACAATAATTTCACGTTCGCGGACGCGAGCTTTCCTTCCTTCCTCGACGACGATCTTGCCGCTATTTCCGGCATGAAGAAGCGGGTGGAGGCCGGAATGGCGTGCGAGAGTGGGGCGGTGGTGGGGAGCAGCGACGGTACGGCTTCTGCGGCGGAAAGGGAAAACGAGCTCTCTGGGAGCTTCGGCGGGTTCAGTTGCGGGAGGAGGCCGACGGCGGCGGTCGGGGGACTCGGGGAGAGGGTGGCGGCAAGAGCGGGGTTCAGCGCCCCCAGGTTGAACACCGCGCGGGTTCGGTTGGGGGATGGCGCGTTGGCTTCCCCCCGTGGCGCTCGATCGCCGTGTCTTACCATTCCTCCGGGGCTAAGCCCCACCACCTTGCTCGATTCCccagttttccttttcaattctcaG GCTCAACCTTCTCCAACGACTGGTGCATTTCCCTTACCGTCGCTCAGCCAAAGAAACGATTCCACGATCACACATACAACCAGAGTTTCTGCTGCTGCTGGCAAAGAACAACGGACATGTGAACAATATAGTGATTCATCGTTTGCCTTCAAGCCTCATGTTGGAGGACCTGTGTCCTGCTTCCAGAGTTCAGGAAACCAG GCATCTTCCACCATTCAAGAGCCTTCATGGTCCAGAGTTGAGGACGCATTCCTGCCCAAACCCTTTATTGAGGCTCAAAATGCTGCCCCCAAGCTCCTATTCGAAACACAAGCAGAGGGCCAACACCAAAACGAGTCATATAATCAAGCAGATTCTCTCACACTGTCATCTGGAGAGAGTAACATAAAAACTGCTACATCCGATACACAAGCTTCCGTTGGTATCATTTGCAGTGAACAATCTCCTCCAACTGAGGACCATCTAGATGATGATGGAGATAAGGAGACATCCTTTGCACCTGCATCTGTTGGAGTATCTTCGGAGGATGGATACAACTGGAGGAAATATGGTCAAAAGCAGGTGAAAAGTAGTGAATTTCCTCGTAGCTATTACAAGTGTACTCATACAAACTGTCAAGTGAGGAAGAAGATTGAGCGTGCTCACGATGGGCACATCACTGAAATCATTTACAAGGGTGCCCACAATCACCCCAAACCTCCCCCCAGCCGACGATCACTTGGTGCATTGGCTGCAATTGAAGATGCAGTCCTGGATCGCCAAGACCAAGGACTACACGAGACTGCAGAGAGTCAGCCAGTGTGGAAGGGCAACCAACTAGAGACCGCTGCAGGTAGCCAGGACTGGAAGGCTGATTCCTCGGAGATGACTTCCCTTGCCCCCAGTACTGATTTCTGTAATCAATCTATTAGTGCTCAGTCCCGAAGCTTCGGTCATCATGAGATGACTGATGCGCCAGAGATCTCATCCACCTTATCTGGTggcgatgatgatgatgagatgGCCACAAATTTCAGCATGTCACTAGGAGATGAGGGTGATGAAGACGAGCTAGAATCAAAGAGAAG GAAAAAGGATGGCTGTGCCGTGGATGCTGCAATGACATCCAGAGGCATTCGTGAACCAAGAGTTGTAGTTCAGACAACCAGTGAGGTTGACATCCTTGATGATGGATACCGTTGGCGCAAGTATGGGCAGAAGGTGGTTAAAGGAAATCCAAATCCTAG GAGCTACTATAAGTGCACCAGCCCAGGGTGCCCGGTGAGGAAGCATGTGGAGAGGGCATCCCATGACCTCAAGTCTGTGATCACCACATATGAAGGAAAACATAACCATGACGTGCCTGCTGCTAGAAGCAACACTGGCAGCAACCATCTTACTTCCACAACCTCCAGCATGGGAACTGCACCAGCTTCGTCGTCTCACATCCTCAAGCCAGAGCCTGTGCCACAACAGAACAACATCATGAGGTTCAATAATCTGCATGAACGATTGAGCATGCCATCCTTGCCCGGGTTTGGTCCTGCTAACACACCGCAGATGGGACAGTCTCTCTATTCTGGTCTTTCAAGTTTCCCACTGAATCAGCAGATGGGACTTGGAAACTTCAAATTCTCAGGGCTTCCCATTGGCCATGAGAAGCTGGGTGTTGGACCATATTTGATGCAGCACAAGCTGACCGAAGTGGCGCCACCATCAAGACTGCCTGGCGAGCTGAAGGAGGAACCCGTATTTGAATCTGGAATGCCTGGTACGCACGGGTCACTGTATCATCAGATCATGGGCACACTTCCGCTAGGACCACAGATGTAA
- the LOC116259037 gene encoding probable protein phosphatase 2C 66, whose amino-acid sequence MGTCLSTEGDSFPARSSSSASSKRRGRKNRGSFRKWSSSSKRRDAVGSSGGAGGTGPCTLFKGEDDLLDVPGRMYLNGSSEVSCLFTQQGRKGTNQDAMLVWENFASRSDTIFCGVFDGHGPFGHMVARKVRDSLPLKLCTHWKVNGTIQNSLSENNSATGSMNSEETASINMDDEWGESLPPDENEKLPEMYLTLKQSFLKAFKVMDKELKLHPTIDCFCSGTTAVTLVKQGQDLVIGNVGDSRAILGTRDEDGTLCAVQLTVDLKPNLPREAERIQQCKGRVFALHDEPEVARVWLPNNDSPGLAMARAFGDFCLKDFGLISVPDVSYHHVTEKDEFVVLATDGVWDVLSNKEVVDIVASAPSRATAARALVECAVRAWRLKFPTSKSDDCAAICLFLQSTSSADQTDLRDLELNGPPAPAEISTAVEEVAIIDLTEDDSDGKHYGPIAATEASQTSVPIVSGNSHSHIDDEIVPISESKEAMKQTERCSSRRSLAECILTAEDEEWSALEGVTRVNSLLNLPRFFSGDKRSSSWRKWL is encoded by the exons atgggcaCCTGCTTGTCTACCGAAGGAGATTCCTTCCCTGCACGTTCTTCATCATCTGCATCATCAAAaaggagaggaaggaagaataGGGGAAGCTTTCGCAAGTGGTCTAGCTCGTCTAAGAGAAGGGATGCAGTTGGTAGTTCCGGAGGAGCAGGAGGAACAGGACCATGCACTTTGTTCAAGGGAGAGGACGATCTGCTAGATGTCCCTGGAAGGATGTACCTCAATGGGTCAAGTGAAGTTTCCTGTCTGTTTACTCAGCAAGGGAGGAAGGGCACCAATCAAGATGCCATGCTCGTTTGGGAG AACTTTGCCTCAAGAAGTGACACCATTTTTTGTGGAGTATTTGATGGGCATGGACCATTTGGGCACATGGTTGCAAGAAAAGTTAGAGATTCTCTTCCTTTGAAGCTCTGCACCCACTGGAAAGTTAATGGGACTATCCAGAATAGCCTTTCTGAGAACAATAGTGCAACAGGAAGTATGAATTCTGAAGAAACGGCATCCATTAACATGGATGACGAATGGGGCGAGTCCCTTCCTcctgatgaaaatgaaaagcttCCCGAGATGTATTTGACACTGAAACAGTCATTCTTAAAGGCATTCAAGGTAATGGATAAAGAGTTAAAGCTCCATCCAACAATCGATTGCTTCTGCAGTGGAACAACTGCAGTCACGTTGGTGAAGCAG GGACAGGATCTTGTGATCGGAAATGTTGGTGACTCAAGAGCAATACTTGGTACTAGAGATGAGGATGGTACTTTGTGTGCTGTGCAATTGACTGTAGACCTTAAACCCAATCTGCCAA GAGAAGCTGAGAGAATTCAGCAGTGTAAAGGAAGAGTTTTTGCATTGCATGATGAGCCAGAGGTTGCACGTGTATGGTTGCCAAACAACGATTCCCCTGGATTGGCTATGGCTAGAGCCTTTGGGGACTTCTGCCTGAAGGATTTTGGATTGATTTCTGTTCCAGATGTATCCTACCACCATGTGACAGAAAAAGACGAATTTGTTGTTCTGGCCACTGATGGG GTATGGGATGTGCTGTCAAACAAGGAAGTTGTTGACATTGTGGCCTCAGCACCAAGTCGTGCAACCGCTGCACGTGCACTTGTTGAATGTGCTGTGAGGGCTTGGCGGTTAAAGTTCCCTACATCCAAGAGTGATGACTGTGCTGCAATCTGTCTGTTCCTGCAGAGCACATCCTCAGCTGATCAGACAGATTTGAGAGATTTGGAGCTGAATGGACCACCAGCACCTGCAGAAATATCCACTGCAGTGGAAGAGGTAGCAATCATCGATTTGACAGAAGATGATTCAGATGGGAAGCACTATGGTCCCATAGCGGCAACAGAAGCTTCTCAGACCTCAGTGCCTATTGTTTCTGGAAACTCTCACTCTCACATTGACGATGAAATAGTCCCTATTTCTGAATCAAAGGAGGCAATgaagcaaacagaaagatgctCTTCAAGAAGGAGCCTTGCAGAATGCATTTTGACTGCAGAAGATGAAGAATGGTCTGCACTCGAAGGTGTGACAAGGGTGAATTCTCTTCTGAACCTTCCAAGGTTTTTTTCTGGGGACAAAAGGTCAAGTAGCTGGAGGAAATGGTTATAG
- the LOC116258564 gene encoding uncharacterized protein LOC116258564 isoform X1 gives MAIPGWSSAPLAVPSVSGSLPSSPSSSHVLPFAALMSYTTGGGGGTRPIINMWTPIRLEEAATTTMTAGVASLNWGRRGEHLRRFLPHATSADQTPLDLTEENVIQVLEDARSEFEQIFDTSVGMTGEAKLAELDGPFVKLSLKGRFWHKRSTVLARLGTYLKQRIPESWSLDSSERHVLTLSAVIVNHLPYSLSRGASVGQIFKHLDAPSR, from the exons ATGGCTATTCCGGGTTGGAGTAGTGCTCCTCTTGCTGTCCCCTCGGTCTCGGGATCTCTTCCGTcgtccccttcttcttcccatgTCCTGCCATTTGCTGCCTTGATGAGCTACACAacaggcggcggcggcggcactCGGCCCATAATCAACATGTGGACGCCCATTCGCCTCGAGGAAgcagccaccaccaccatgacCGCCGGCGTTGCTTCCCTGAATtggggaagaagaggagaacATCTCCGGAGGTTCCTCCCCCACGCAACGTCCGCTGATCAGACACCGCTGGACCTGACAGAGGAGAATGTGATACAAGTTCTGGAGGATGCTAGATCAGAG TTTGAGCAAATCTTTGATACTTCGGTTGGCATGACGG GTGAGGCAAAGCTCGCTGAATTGGACGGCCCCTTCGTGAAGCTCAGCCTCAAAGGCCGATTTTGGCACAAACGGTCCACTGTTCTCGCAAGGCTTGGCACTTATCTCAAGCAGCGGATCCCC GAGAGTTGGTCGCTTGACTCCTCAGAAAGGCACGTCCTGACGTTATCAGCAGTGATTGTTAATCACCTACCATATTCGCTGTCGCGCGGAGCATCCGTcggccaaattttcaaacacTTGGACGCACCGTCCAGGTGA
- the LOC116258882 gene encoding ultraviolet-B receptor UVR8: MQKARSLRQLVSTCFLGSAADASLSSGPGGRRLFSQPSESSVWSFGDGSHGALGLPLLVGSDVYEPTRVPDLPSDVRAVCAGHYHSLAVTSAGEIWAWGRNDEGQLGRGQLLDSRDEWSRPGRVQGLDHVRVRSAFASGVVSMAVGDDGSLWAWGRSKRGQLGLGRGILEVRLPTKVEALAGEEVAKVGLGWGHALAQTKDGKLYGWGYSAEGRLGKLGENLEPTRPSYSDYTEVGKTASACSDSALNIAAKMVAEDIEKEKNMPIVWEPCQVPELHGLNVMDVACGHDHSLVLCCTGLLLSGGSNVYNQLGRVPAQIQSLQPIDLEYRPYAVSCGLGHSLALCLNPSCAIADATPSLFSWGWNLTSQLGRGGREDMPSMVEALKGKKIKRACGGRVHSVAVSSQGEIFSWGSGRNGRLGLGSSADEPEPTIIEALQGLEVLEAVCGHDHNLVLVAE; encoded by the exons ATGCAGAAGGCTCGGAGTCTTCGGCAATTGGTCAGCACATGCTTCTTGGGCAGTGCCGCCGACGCTTCACTATCTTCAGGCCCAGGGGGACGACGCCTGTTTAGCCAACCGTCGGAATCTTCTGTTTGGAGCTTCGGTGATGGGAGCCATGGGGCTCTTGGCTTGCCCCTTCTCGTGGGCAGCGACGTCTACGAGCCCACTAGGGTTCCCGACCTTCCCTCCGACGTCCGCGCCGTCTGCGCCGGCCATTACCATTCTCTTGCCGTCACCTCCGCAGGTGAAATCTGGGCGTGGGGTCGGAATGATGAAGGTCAACTTGGCAGGGGACAACTTCTTGATTCCAG GGATGAATGGAGCCGGCCTGGGAGAGTACAGGGGCTAGATCACGTCAGAGTGAGGAGTGCGTTTGCATCTGGTGTTGTTTCAATGGCGGTTGGTGACGATGGCTCGTTGTGGGCCTGGGGGAGATCGAAACGCGGACAGCTTGGGCTCGGCAGAGGAATCCTAGAGGTTCGGTTACCTACCAAGGTTGAAGCACTAGCAGGGGAAGAAGTGGCTAAG GTAGGACTCGGATGGGGCCACGCTCTGGCGCAGACCAAAGATGGAAAGTTGTACGGATGGGGCTACTCAGCAGAGGGAAGGTTGGGAAAACTTGGAGAAAATTTGGAGCCCACTCGGCCTTCGTATTCTGATTATACAGAAGTTGGCAAGACAGCTAGCGCGTGCAGTGATTCAGCGCTAAACATCGCAGCTAAGATGGTGGCAGAGGACATTGAGAAAGAGAAGAACATGCCTATTGTTTGGGAGCCTTGCCAGGTGCCTGAATTACATGGACTGAACGTTATGGATGTAGCTTGTGGGCATGATCATTCTTTAGTCCTCTGTT GCACTGGTCTTCTGCTAAGTGGAGGAAGCAACGTATACAATCAGCTGGGCAGAGTTCCTGCTCAAATCCAGTCACTGCAGCCGATCGACTTAGAATACAGGCCTTATGCTGTATCCTGTGGTCTAGGACATTCTCTCGCATTATGTTTGAATCCCTCGTGTGCAATTGCAGATGCAACTCCCAGCTTATTTTCATGGGGATGGAATCTCACTTCTCAACTTGGTCGAGGGGGTAGGGAGGACATGCCGTCTATGGTGGAAGCCttaaagggaaagaaaattaagagagcTTGTGGTGGCCGTGTGCATTCTGTTGCTGTGAGTTCTCAAGGGGAGATCTTCTCATGGGGCTCAGGGCGAAATGGCAGGTTAGGGTTAGGAAGCTCAGCAGATGAGCCAGAACCCACCATCATAGAAGCTTTGCAGGGTTTGGAGGTTTTGGAAGCAGTTTGCGGTCATGATCATAACCTGGTTCTGGTTGCTGAATGA
- the LOC116258304 gene encoding COP9 signalosome complex subunit 6a-like, producing MSTSSSGLTFKLHPLVIVNISDHYTRVKSQSAAQGNAAPRVFGCVIGVQRGRTVEIFNSFELLYDASTETLDRAFLDKKQEQYKKVFPNYYILGWYSTGSDAQESDMQIHKALMDINESPVYVVLNPAINHAQKDLPIIIYESELHVIDGIPQLIFVRSNYTIETVEAERISVDHVAHLKPSDGGSAATQLAAHLTGIHSAIKMLNGRVRILHHFLVAMQKGEIPYENSLLRQVSSLLRRLPAIESEKFQDDFLMEYNDTLLMTYLAMVTNCSSIMNEFVDKFNTAYDKQGRRGGRTPFF from the exons ATGTCGACATCGAGCAGCGGGCTGACCTTCAAGCTGCACCCGCTGGTGATCGTGAACATCTCCGATCACTACACGCGCGTTAAGTCGCAGAGTGCAGCGCAGGGAAACGCCGCCCCGAGGGTGTTCGGGTGCGTCATCGGCGTCCAAAGGGGCCGCACCGTCGAGATCTTCAACAGCTTCGAGCTTCTTTACGACGCCTCCACCGAAACCCTTGACCGGGCCTTCCTCGACAAGAAGCAGGAGCAAT ATAAAAAGGTTTTCCCAAACTATTATATACTCGGTTGGTACTCAACTGGAAGCGATGCACAAGAAAGTGATATGCAAATTCACAAAGCT CTGATGGATATCAACGAAAGTCCAGTGTATGTGGTTTTAAATCCTGCGATTAATCATGCCCAAAAGGACTTGCCCATAATCATATACGAGAGTG AATTGCATGTCATAGATGGTATTCCCCAGTTGATCTTTGTCAGATCAAATTACACTATCGAG ACTGTAGAGGCGGAGAGAATATCGGTGGATCATGTTGCACATCTTAAGCCTTCTGATGGAGGATCTGCTGCAACTCAAT TGGCAGCTCATCTTACCGGCATTCATAGCGCCATCAAAATGTTGAATGGCAGAGTCAGGATTCTTCATCATTTCCTTGTGGCTATGCAAAAAG GTGAGATTCCATATGAGAACTCATTACTACGACAAGTTTCAAGTCTTCTTAGAAGATTGCCTGCTATTGAGTCAGAAAAATTTCAAGACGACTTCCTCATG GAATATAATGACACACTTCTGATGACTTACCTTGCTATGGTCACCAACTGTTCAAG CATTATGAATGAGTTTGTCGACAAGTTCAATACAGCATATGACAAACAGGGTAGGCGAGGAGGTCGGACGCCTTTCTTTTAG
- the LOC116258564 gene encoding uncharacterized protein LOC116258564 isoform X2 produces MAIPGWSSAPLAVPSVSGSLPSSPSSSHVLPFAALMSYTTGGGGGTRPIINMWTPIRLEEAATTTMTAGVASLNWGRRGEHLRRFLPHATSADQTPLDLTEENVIQVLEDARSEFEQIFDTSVGMTGEAKLAELDGPFVKLSLKGRFWHKRSTVLARLGTYLKQRIPEILEVDIEDESQLDDSPASF; encoded by the exons ATGGCTATTCCGGGTTGGAGTAGTGCTCCTCTTGCTGTCCCCTCGGTCTCGGGATCTCTTCCGTcgtccccttcttcttcccatgTCCTGCCATTTGCTGCCTTGATGAGCTACACAacaggcggcggcggcggcactCGGCCCATAATCAACATGTGGACGCCCATTCGCCTCGAGGAAgcagccaccaccaccatgacCGCCGGCGTTGCTTCCCTGAATtggggaagaagaggagaacATCTCCGGAGGTTCCTCCCCCACGCAACGTCCGCTGATCAGACACCGCTGGACCTGACAGAGGAGAATGTGATACAAGTTCTGGAGGATGCTAGATCAGAG TTTGAGCAAATCTTTGATACTTCGGTTGGCATGACGG GTGAGGCAAAGCTCGCTGAATTGGACGGCCCCTTCGTGAAGCTCAGCCTCAAAGGCCGATTTTGGCACAAACGGTCCACTGTTCTCGCAAGGCTTGGCACTTATCTCAAGCAGCGGATCCCC GAGATTTTGGAGGTCGACATAGAAGACGAGAGTCAGTTAGATGACAGCCCTGCCAGTTTTTGA